A stretch of the Streptomyces ortus genome encodes the following:
- a CDS encoding glycosyl hydrolase family 28-related protein, which produces MESPSLEGGSGMSDRGAENTHRARTSRTLTSRARTSRALTRRTLTRRALLGSATAVVAGLATGGTPASAATSRPQVPALWRELARTPCTHPQIPYIGRAGQRAGAARFPRSPGAAAVADVRAYGATADGSADSAPAINRAIAAAGRAGGGTVLIPPGTYRLDGLIHIGRSNVVLRGAGSTRTKLRATRSLTEVIGVYGSRYGGDKSSWSWAGGLIWLCPTDRFTTLTDAIRTEEWPFEGWTGNERDEWRTLTTVQPARRGSWTVTVTDPDRLAPGDLVLLRLADDPAHTLLEHMAGDGAGPEAYVWDDKTKLTSYVPYEWPVRVARVRGRHITLERPLPLDVRPEWDPRLTTHVEALTGSGVEGLTLEAVETPQSPHLLDKGYNGVTFQCAYDCWADDIVVRHMDNGFGLVAASACTLRNTRVAGRGSHHPYFCREGSHDNLVDRFTIEERTTPAPANTQLHGINVEGLSSYNVWSRGDMRMGTFDSHRGMPFANVRTDITVVNNGRHGGDASAGPLFGARFTHWNIRVTNGRAGLIRIDGLAPYSATVGINEVTEFDQTDVPDFTGPPHSRLELYGTTDAVRPRNLYDAQRDLGPELSR; this is translated from the coding sequence ATGGAATCCCCATCCCTGGAAGGCGGTTCGGGCATGAGCGACCGTGGCGCGGAGAACACCCACCGGGCACGCACGAGCCGGACCCTCACGAGCCGGGCACGCACGAGCCGGGCCCTCACAAGACGGACCCTTACGAGACGGGCCCTGCTCGGCAGTGCGACAGCGGTGGTGGCGGGCCTCGCGACCGGCGGCACACCCGCATCCGCCGCGACCTCCCGCCCGCAGGTGCCCGCACTCTGGCGGGAGCTCGCCCGCACCCCCTGCACGCACCCGCAGATCCCGTACATCGGCCGGGCCGGCCAACGCGCCGGGGCGGCGCGCTTCCCCCGCAGCCCCGGCGCCGCCGCCGTGGCCGACGTCCGCGCGTACGGCGCCACGGCGGACGGCTCGGCCGACTCCGCACCCGCGATCAACCGTGCCATCGCCGCTGCCGGAAGGGCCGGCGGTGGCACGGTACTCATCCCGCCCGGCACCTACCGCCTCGACGGCCTGATCCACATCGGACGCTCGAACGTCGTCCTGCGCGGCGCCGGCAGCACCCGTACGAAACTCCGCGCGACCCGCAGTCTCACCGAGGTGATCGGTGTCTACGGGTCGCGTTACGGCGGAGACAAGTCGTCCTGGTCCTGGGCGGGCGGACTCATCTGGCTGTGCCCCACGGACCGCTTCACCACCCTGACGGACGCCATCCGTACCGAAGAGTGGCCTTTCGAGGGCTGGACCGGCAACGAACGGGACGAGTGGCGGACGCTCACCACGGTCCAACCGGCCCGCCGCGGCTCCTGGACGGTGACCGTCACGGACCCGGACCGGCTCGCCCCCGGAGACCTCGTCCTTCTACGCCTCGCGGACGACCCCGCCCACACTCTCCTGGAACACATGGCGGGCGACGGCGCGGGCCCGGAGGCGTACGTCTGGGACGACAAGACAAAATTGACCAGCTACGTCCCGTACGAGTGGCCGGTACGCGTCGCGCGCGTGCGGGGCCGGCACATCACCCTGGAGCGGCCCCTTCCGCTCGACGTACGCCCGGAGTGGGACCCGCGTCTTACCACCCATGTGGAGGCGCTGACGGGATCCGGGGTGGAGGGCCTCACCCTGGAGGCCGTCGAGACCCCGCAGTCCCCGCATCTCCTGGACAAGGGCTACAACGGCGTCACCTTCCAGTGCGCGTACGACTGCTGGGCCGACGACATCGTCGTACGGCACATGGACAACGGCTTCGGGCTGGTCGCCGCCTCCGCCTGCACCCTGCGGAACACCCGGGTCGCGGGGCGCGGTTCGCACCACCCGTACTTCTGCCGTGAGGGGTCGCACGACAACCTCGTCGACCGCTTCACCATCGAGGAACGCACCACACCCGCCCCCGCGAACACCCAGCTCCACGGCATCAACGTGGAGGGGCTGTCCTCGTACAACGTCTGGTCGCGCGGTGACATGCGCATGGGTACCTTCGACTCGCATCGCGGGATGCCCTTCGCGAACGTCCGTACCGACATCACGGTCGTCAACAACGGCCGCCACGGCGGGGACGCGAGCGCGGGTCCGCTCTTCGGCGCCCGCTTCACCCACTGGAACATCCGGGTCACCAACGGCCGCGCCGGGCTGATCCGGATCGACGGCCTGGCCCCGTACAGCGCCACGGTCGGCATCAACGAGGTGACGGAGTTCGACCAGACCGACGTACCCGACTTCACCGGGCCGCCGCACTCCCGCCTGGAGCTGTACGGGACCACGGACGCCGTACGCCCCCGGAACCTGTACGACGCTCAGCGCGACCTTGGACCCGAGCTGTCGCGGTAG
- a CDS encoding YbjN domain-containing protein → MADTMAAERAAGTVEEFLKDAELEWESPESGHFVVKLPGTRKLSTTVSLIVGRHSLSLNAFVVRHPDENEGAVHRWLLERNLKLYGVGYAVDPLGDIYVAGKLPLGAVTADEVDRLLGSVLEAADGSFNTLLELGFASAIRKEYAWRVSRGESTRNLDAFSHLTQRPTD, encoded by the coding sequence ATGGCTGACACGATGGCTGCGGAGCGGGCGGCGGGGACTGTCGAGGAGTTCCTCAAGGACGCCGAACTGGAGTGGGAGAGCCCGGAGTCCGGTCACTTCGTGGTGAAACTCCCAGGCACCCGGAAGCTGTCTACGACCGTCTCGCTGATCGTCGGCAGGCACTCCCTCTCGCTGAACGCCTTCGTCGTCCGGCACCCGGACGAGAACGAGGGCGCCGTGCACCGCTGGCTCCTGGAGCGCAACCTCAAGCTCTACGGCGTGGGGTACGCCGTCGACCCGCTCGGTGACATCTACGTGGCGGGCAAGCTGCCGCTCGGCGCGGTCACCGCCGACGAGGTCGACCGGCTGCTCGGTTCGGTCCTGGAGGCCGCCGACGGCAGTTTCAACACCCTCCTGGAGCTCGGTTTCGCCTCCGCGATCCGCAAGGAGTACGCCTGGCGGGTGTCACGCGGCGAGTCCACGCGCAATCTGGACGCGTTCAGCCACCTGACACAGCGTCCGACCGACTGA
- the mshA gene encoding D-inositol-3-phosphate glycosyltransferase, with translation MSQYVSRLGRRSPAASTRLRLHRRPRRVAMLSVHTSPLHQPGTGDAGGMNVYIVELAQRLAAINIEVEIFTRATTGALPPKVELAPGVLVRHVDAGPYEGLAKEDLPAQLCAFTHGVMQAWAGHRPGYYDLVHSHYWLSGQVGWLAAERWGAPLVHAMHTMAKVKNAALAEDDTPEPAARVIGETQIVRAADRLIANTSEEADELIRHYEAERNKVAVVHPGVNLDRFRPADGRAAARARLGLPQDALIPLFAGRIQPLKAPDVLLRAVAVLLEERPELRSNIVVPVVGGPSGSGLAKPEGLQKLAARLGIADVVCFRPPVGQEQLADWFRAASVLVMPSYSESFGLVAIEAQAAGTPVLAAAVGGLPVAVRHKETGFLVSGHNPVDYARVLRDFADNRALPDRMGAAAAWHAQSFGWDTAAAATADVYTAAMHEHRRHVRSHHG, from the coding sequence GTGAGCCAGTACGTGAGCAGGCTCGGGCGCCGCTCGCCGGCGGCCTCGACCAGGCTTCGCCTGCACCGCAGGCCACGCCGCGTGGCGATGCTCTCCGTGCACACCTCACCACTGCACCAGCCGGGCACGGGCGACGCGGGCGGCATGAACGTCTACATCGTGGAGCTGGCCCAGCGCCTCGCCGCGATCAACATCGAGGTCGAGATCTTCACGCGCGCCACCACCGGGGCCCTGCCGCCCAAGGTGGAACTCGCGCCCGGCGTCCTGGTCCGGCACGTCGACGCCGGCCCCTACGAAGGCCTCGCCAAGGAGGACCTGCCCGCCCAGCTGTGCGCGTTCACGCACGGGGTGATGCAGGCCTGGGCCGGCCACCGCCCCGGGTACTACGACCTCGTCCACTCGCACTACTGGCTCTCCGGGCAGGTCGGCTGGCTGGCCGCCGAGCGCTGGGGCGCCCCCCTCGTGCACGCGATGCACACCATGGCGAAGGTCAAGAACGCCGCCCTGGCCGAGGACGACACCCCCGAGCCCGCCGCCCGTGTCATCGGCGAGACCCAGATCGTCCGCGCCGCCGACCGGCTCATCGCCAACACCTCGGAAGAGGCCGACGAGCTGATACGCCACTACGAGGCCGAGCGGAACAAGGTCGCGGTCGTCCACCCGGGCGTGAACCTCGACCGCTTCCGCCCGGCCGACGGACGAGCCGCCGCCCGCGCGCGGCTCGGCCTCCCGCAGGACGCCCTCATACCGCTCTTCGCGGGCCGCATCCAGCCCCTGAAGGCGCCCGACGTGCTGCTGCGCGCGGTCGCCGTCCTCCTGGAGGAGCGCCCCGAGCTGCGCTCGAACATCGTCGTCCCGGTGGTGGGCGGCCCGAGCGGCAGCGGCCTCGCCAAGCCCGAGGGACTGCAGAAACTCGCCGCCCGGCTGGGCATCGCCGACGTGGTGTGCTTCCGGCCGCCGGTCGGCCAAGAGCAGCTCGCGGACTGGTTCCGGGCCGCGTCCGTCCTGGTGATGCCCTCCTACAGCGAGTCGTTCGGCCTCGTCGCCATAGAGGCACAGGCGGCCGGTACTCCGGTGCTCGCCGCCGCGGTGGGCGGTCTGCCGGTCGCGGTCCGCCACAAGGAGACGGGCTTTCTGGTGTCCGGGCACAATCCCGTCGACTACGCGCGCGTGCTGCGCGATTTCGCCGACAACCGTGCGCTCCCCGACCGGATGGGCGCGGCAGCCGCCTGGCACGCCCAGTCGTTCGGCTGGGACACGGCGGCGGCGGCCACGGCCGACGTCTACACGGCAGCCATGCACGAACACCGCCGTCACGTACGCTCCCACCATGGCTGA
- a CDS encoding class I SAM-dependent methyltransferase produces MNARAAKPVGTVTRGTTNPNRLRRMDRWIAATHGAALRRADDPVAVDLGYGAAPWTAVELLQRLRTAAPRARVVGVEIDPARVAAAKPYERDGLRFRHGGFEIPLPVRPTLIRAANVLRQYEEAEVAAVWARLCARLAPADAGSRGGLLVEGTCDEIGRRHVWIALGPEGPRTATFATRLGSLDRPSDLAERLPKALIHHNVPGEPVHAFLRDFDRAWASAAPYASYGARQRWIRAVRDLTADWPVVDGVTRWRQGEVTVRWEALAPGA; encoded by the coding sequence ATGAACGCCCGCGCAGCGAAACCCGTGGGGACGGTGACGCGCGGGACCACCAACCCGAACCGCCTCCGCCGCATGGACCGCTGGATCGCGGCCACCCACGGCGCCGCACTGCGCCGCGCCGACGACCCCGTGGCGGTCGACCTCGGGTACGGCGCGGCCCCCTGGACCGCGGTCGAGCTGCTCCAGCGCCTGCGTACCGCCGCTCCACGCGCGCGCGTGGTGGGCGTCGAGATCGATCCGGCCCGGGTCGCCGCCGCGAAGCCGTACGAACGCGACGGCCTCCGTTTCCGGCACGGCGGCTTCGAGATCCCGCTGCCCGTACGGCCGACACTGATCCGCGCGGCGAACGTCCTGCGGCAGTACGAGGAGGCCGAGGTCGCCGCGGTGTGGGCCCGGCTGTGCGCGCGCCTGGCCCCGGCTGACGCGGGCTCGCGCGGCGGGCTCCTCGTCGAGGGCACGTGCGACGAGATCGGCCGCCGGCACGTGTGGATCGCGCTCGGCCCCGAGGGCCCCCGGACCGCCACGTTCGCCACCCGCCTCGGCTCCCTGGACCGCCCGTCCGACCTGGCCGAACGCCTCCCCAAGGCCCTCATCCACCACAACGTCCCGGGCGAGCCGGTGCACGCCTTCCTGCGCGACTTCGACCGCGCCTGGGCATCGGCCGCGCCGTACGCCTCGTACGGCGCCCGGCAGCGCTGGATCCGGGCGGTCCGCGATCTGACGGCCGACTGGCCGGTCGTGGACGGGGTGACGCGGTGGCGGCAGGGGGAAGTGACCGTGCGGTGGGAGGCGTTGGCGCCGGGCGCGTAG
- a CDS encoding C40 family peptidase gives MGTGVRSVTTTAMALACAAVILAAPGVAYAAPTPTPSPAPTRTPVPTPSPTPVSTADLEAVRVKLEGLYHDAAVATDAYNLAEERTEKQSTQIVGLAREIVEGKARLVELKKRVGAAARAQYRVGGLPDQAQLMLSDDPEAFLDGAGRIRQGAQATKGLLAEMRRTQEDLEQYARDAAAQWTKLEANREAKAKAKKKIKKQIAAAEKLESQLEKSEKERLAKLEQQAAYKAQTTWLDSGILDEINGKASAQGKKAVEYATAQIGKPYEWGAEGPKTFDCSGLTSQAWAAAGQGIPRTSQEQWKQLDRVAVEAMRPGDLIIYNADASHVAMYIGDGAMVHAPRPGRTVTIAGAGSMPILGVVRPGK, from the coding sequence ATGGGGACCGGTGTGCGGAGCGTGACCACTACGGCCATGGCCCTGGCCTGTGCGGCAGTCATACTGGCCGCGCCGGGGGTGGCCTACGCGGCCCCGACGCCGACACCCAGCCCGGCACCGACCCGGACGCCCGTCCCGACCCCGAGTCCAACACCCGTGAGCACCGCGGACCTTGAAGCGGTCCGCGTGAAGCTTGAAGGGCTGTACCACGACGCGGCGGTCGCCACGGACGCGTACAACCTCGCCGAGGAGCGGACCGAGAAGCAGTCCACGCAGATCGTCGGGCTCGCCCGCGAGATCGTCGAGGGCAAGGCCAGGCTGGTCGAGCTGAAGAAGCGGGTGGGCGCCGCCGCCCGCGCCCAGTACCGCGTCGGCGGACTGCCCGACCAGGCCCAGCTGATGCTCAGCGACGACCCGGAAGCCTTCCTCGACGGCGCGGGCCGGATCCGCCAGGGGGCACAAGCCACCAAGGGTCTGCTCGCCGAAATGCGGCGCACGCAGGAGGACTTGGAGCAGTACGCGCGCGACGCGGCGGCCCAGTGGACGAAGCTCGAGGCCAACCGCGAGGCGAAGGCCAAGGCCAAGAAGAAAATCAAGAAGCAGATCGCCGCCGCCGAGAAGCTCGAGTCCCAGCTGGAGAAGAGCGAGAAGGAGCGGCTGGCGAAGCTGGAGCAGCAGGCCGCGTACAAGGCGCAGACGACCTGGCTGGACTCCGGCATCCTCGACGAGATCAACGGAAAGGCCTCGGCCCAGGGCAAGAAGGCCGTGGAGTACGCGACGGCACAGATCGGCAAGCCGTACGAGTGGGGCGCCGAGGGGCCGAAGACGTTCGACTGCTCCGGGCTCACCTCACAGGCGTGGGCCGCCGCAGGACAGGGCATCCCGCGTACCTCGCAGGAGCAGTGGAAGCAGCTCGACCGCGTCGCCGTCGAGGCCATGCGCCCCGGCGACCTCATCATCTACAACGCCGACGCCAGTCATGTCGCGATGTACATCGGCGACGGCGCGATGGTCCACGCGCCGCGCCCCGGTCGTACGGTGACGATCGCGGGGGCGGGCTCGATGCCGATACTCGGCGTGGTCCGGCCGGGCAAGTGA